From Strix aluco isolate bStrAlu1 chromosome 5, bStrAlu1.hap1, whole genome shotgun sequence:
CAGGAAGTTTTGATGCTTTGAGGCACAAGCGTTGCCCAGAGTGGGGACCTGGTGGTCCGGCTCTCACCTCCAAAGCCAGCGTCCCAGTTTCGGTTGGGGTCCACACCAACGCAGGAGGAGCCGGCATTGATGGACCTCGTCTTACGCCACATGCGGTTCTAAGAgcagagggggtggggggcaagACCATTGCGGGGCTGTGAATCCCACACCCTCGGGGGGGACAGCTGGTCCCCTCCTGCCCAAGCATCTCCAGGATGGCAGGAGACCAATTCCACCCCCTCACCATCCCACATGGGAAGGAACATCCCTCCCCACCCAAAAAACGTGGCCAGCAACAAGCATTAGGACAAGTGTGTCCCGCCCCCCACAGTGTCCTGCACTCACGGAGCTGTGGGTGAAGGCGAAGCCATCGGGGTTGGTGACAATCTCAAAGAAAATGTCCATGCTGTCCAGGATGGCGGTGACGGAGGGGTCCCGGCCGTACTCCGTGGCGATCTGCTCAGGGAGGGGAGCGAGAGCGGCGTTGGTGCCCCTCAGGGATGAGGGATGTAACCAAGTGGTGCCGTGGGGAGGTGTTAAAAAAAGGGCTGGGGTAAGATTTGGGGGTCCCACGTTCCCAGGACACGTGGTTACCTTGTTGGCCGTCCAGATGCCGGTGGCTTGGGTGATCCACTCCCGTGAGTGGATGCCCGTGTCCAGCCAGATGGCTGGCCGCTTTGATCCCCCGGTGCTGAACTGGACAGGGAGAGAGGGGGATTTCAGCCCCGTGCCCTCCCAGGGCTGGGCAAAACGAGGGTGCCCCTCCCCGTACCCACCTTCAGTACATACAGGGGCCTGTTCTCGTAGCTTTGCCCAATCTGGATCTTGCTAACGAGGCTGGGATGATCGTCCACCAGTGTGTCCATCCAGTTGTAGATCTGAAAGGAGGAGCTGCTGGGTCACGAGTCTCACcctggctttgggtttttttttggtttttagggTATCCAGCAACCAGATGCAACACACAGAGTTTCCCTGGAGAAGAACCTGGTGCTTCCCTGGAGAAGACCAGGTGCTTGGACCTCTGTGCAAACAGGGAGGTGCACATCACAAAGGTTTTTGCAAAAGCTCTAAGGGGAAGAAAATCTCTGAGATCCCCCCAAACCATCACAGCCTCAGTCAGCCACCCACTGGGCTCCAAGCACAGGGTTTGTCCTCCAAAATTAAGTTGAAGATGTCTTCCACTGAGGTGGGGAGATGCCAGGAGAGGCCATGCTGCACGTGGAGGGACGCCCGGTCTCCTGGCTCACCCAAGGAGGAGAAACGTGTCCCGGGGTGTCTCACCTGCCACCACGAACGTCACCACATGGATGCAACCATGGCACGGGCTGAGCATGACCCCCAGTGAGACAAAGTGAATATTCTGCAGAGCAAAAAGTACCTCATCTAGCGTGTGGTAGGAGGCAAAATCAAATGTGCTGGTGCTTCTCTCCATCCTCCTAGACTTcatcatggtttttttttcctcatccaataaCTCCTgttgaggagggaaaaaaacaaaacatcaaacaggctggaaggagcaggggcttgttgggtttttctttcatctcctcaTGGTTTCCAACTTTTTGGACATTCTCTTGGGACTAAACTGCAGGAGCTCATCCCACTCCCCACTGCAGCCCTTACCTGCACGTCCTTGATCATGATGCTGTAGGAAATTCTATTGGACTCCAGGAATATTTTGACTGCTTGGAGGCTGTGGAAGGGCACCCGCAGGTCAGCTGGGTGGCCAGGTCGAGTGGGGTGGCGCCAAAAGTCAACCTGGtgtgaaggagaggagagagtttGGCCTCGTCCCATGCTGCTGCTCATCCATTGAGCTCCCCAGGACCAAGACGGGGCTTGTAAGTCTCCCATGAGGGATCTGAAATGATCTTTGGGCAAGTTTTGGGACATGCAGGGCTACCAGGATGGGTCAGGGTCCCTCTGCCTGCCTCAGTGGATCTTCTACAGAAACATCCTTCAGCTTGTTGGCTACAAACGTCCCTCTGACCAATGAGTACTTGTGATTGGAGCAGATGTGGCAAGACACCAGGGTCGCTGTGCGCCCAGTTTGCTCTTTAATTCGATAGAGGTAACTCCTGACATCAGCTTTGTGATGCAGATGCTGTTCCCCACCACCCGtctctctctcttgctgctcCCACTGCTTAAATTTTTCACCAGGATCCACCCCACACATCAAGCAGGGCAAACGCAGCCGGAGCAGAGTTGTAATTACGTCATCATTTGAGCCCAAAAAAATGCAATGACATTTTGGATCTGCATGCTCAGCCTGCGTACGACGATGCTGCAGTGGCTGGGGGTGTTCCTGCTTCATATGAAACAGGAGAGCTGAGCTCAAGGTGCCCCAAGCTAAATATTATATTGTTATAAATTACACGTACCCAAAACGGGAAGGAAAATTGGATGGGAGGTCAAAAGGAGGGAGCCCTGGATGTCACCAGGGTCTCTGTTGTACAGCAGGGCACGCGTGGGGCCCCGTCGCAGCTCACCTGCAGCTCCGCCCGCTCGCCCAGCCCCCTGAGCAGGGTGATCTGCTCCTCATCGCTGGCCGTGACGCGGAGGACCTGGTCCCTGCGGGGAGGCAGAGCCGTCAGCACCTGCGGGAGGGCTCCCGGGccagggggaaggagctgagccTCCAGCTCTGGCATGGGCCTATCACGACCCGGGTGGAGGCTGTGAAAGGTCTACGCTGGCTCGGTTGGGTTGGACAGTGCATCAGTTGGTGGAGGTTTGGTGGCGAGAGTGAAAAATGCGGGTTTAGAACAGCCGCGATGGGAAAAAGAGCAAGTGCCACACAGCCCGAGGTGGTCTCCATCCTTCCTTTGATGACAAGAGCTCCCAAAATGTTAGGAAATATCTAATATATCAATACCTTCTGCCAATTTATAAATATATCTAATATATTGagatttatataaatatatattgatATCTTCTGCCAATATATATCTAATAtatcaatatataaaaatatctatcaatatatataaaaatatctaatatatcaatatataaatatctaatatataaagatatatatctaatatattatatatatattatatatattatatatattagaTTATATATCTAATGATATCTTCTGTTGATAAATATCTAATATACTGATATCTATAAATATCTAATATATTGATATCTTCTgtcaatatataaatatatatcgatacatataaaaatatctaaTATATCAATATCTTCTGTTGATATATAAATCTctaatatattgatatatatgaaaatatcTGATATAGCAATATCTTCTGTCAATATACAAATATCtaatatatcaatatatataaaaatatctaatatatcaatatattctgttgatatataaatatatactgatATATAAATATCTAATATATGGATAGATATTTTCATATCTAAGATATCGATATCTTCTCTCCCCCAGCCGGGCTGGGCTCGCCCAGGGCCGGCGGCAAAGGAAACGCTCTCCTCCGGCAGCGAGGTCTCCCCAGCTTGGGCCAGTCCTTCCCCTGGCAAAGCTCGGGGTGCTGCTCTTGGGCTTTGAGCACCCCCAAAGCTGGGCTGAAACCGCATCTTTCCCTCTGTCCACGCAGCAAAAGCTGCCGCATTTCCCTCCTTCGGGATGTCACCCAGAGGAgagcggccggggctgggcaTCTCCCACCCCAGGTTCCCAGTCAGGATGTtgtccccccaccacccccaccccgctTTCGGCAGGACTCACCCCACAAAAAGCTGCTCACTGCGGGCGGCTGCCGCGAGGGCGGCGAAGAGCAGGAGGATCTTCATGGCGAGAGGACGCAGAGGAACCTCAGCCCCCGAGGGCATCTCTAACCCCCCTATATAGTGCTCTGGGGGCACCCGCGGACCTTCTCACCAAGGCCACATCTGCCGTCCCCGCAGAGCCGGCAGCAGCAAACCGATAAGCCAGGAATGGCTCCCGTGAGCccaaatgtttgttttatttggcaAAGTCAATAAAAGAGCAGCCAAATTAGGGAGGATCTGATAACGGCTCGGGTCCTGCTGCGGGCAGCCGGGGAGGCTGCGTGGCCAAGGTTGGCGTGAGGTGTCGTGGTCACGGTCACCACCCAACCCATGGTCGGAGGACCCCAGAGTACGCAAGGACATGGCCCTTTGTTTCCATGAATTAATTTATTAGAGATGACTATTAATAAGTCAATTATGATTAGTAAAGCATTTGTCTATTACAAGTTGCTACAAAATTCCTAGCAGCAAAttaagtatatatacatatatatttatgattAATTCTACACACACCTATCTCCATATAAAATTCCAAATATTCCAATTATTACCAGCGCTGTTCCTCAAACCTCTCCCTGGAGCGGGGCCAGTTGATGATGGACGAAGCCTCACTTCAAAGACGACAGGCATTGCGTGTCCCCGGCGAGGACATTCACCTGGGGGTAATGCTCAGAGAAAGAGGGGTTCGTTTTGGGGTCGAAAGCGAGTTATTTTTACATCTTTCGTGTTGCTACACGAGTGGGCGCAGGTCGGCAGCTCCTGGAGCAGCCGTTGCTGATTTCTGCTGTCTTAGGGCAGTTGTTATAGTGGTTCCTTTGTTCTGCAGGTTATAGCAGAGTCTTTGTTCCGCAGGTTATAGCAGCGCCTTTGTCGGGTGCTTATCTACGATGcccccgcgctcccgcccgcgCTCTCAAGGATGCTCCGGGTTCCTGGGCCGGGTTCCCGGGCTGGCAGACATCATCTTGGTCAGTATTTTAGCAGacatctgtttggttttggggttttttttcccccattaaaaTCGGGTCGTCTTTCTGGTGGCACCGACAGCGGGGTTTGAAGGTGCCACGGTCGGGGGTCTGTCACAGTTTTATAACATGAACATGGTGCCGGGGATCCTCCTCGCTGAGGCAGCCTGgggaggggtggcaggagggcTGTGTCCGACCTCCTGGCTGAAGCAAGGTCAAGCTCTGGAGGCAGACCAAGGTCCCTCCACGTCGGGTTTTGGAGTCCTCCgaggatggaggctccacaaccCCTCAGCGATGTGTCCATCGATGTTTTTCACTCCTGGTGGAAAAGTGTTTTCCTACACCCAGCCTGGCTCACTCTTTTTTCAGCTGAAGCCACAGCAAAGAGCTTGGCTCTGTTTTCTCAACCTCCTCGTAGGGACGGCAGGTCCCCTGTTAGGTCCCTCCAGCCCATCTCCCTCAGCATCCCACCGTGGGACACTCCCGTCCCTCTTGGTGGGGACTTGCTCTGGGTCTCTTCAGTGCCAGGGGTCCAAAATCTGGCTCCAGCCATCACCAAGCCCCCAAATTGGGCACAGGTGGCCTCAAGACGCAAACAGTTGGACAAAGTTTCAAAGCCATGGGTCTACAACCCCGGCTGAGGCTCCTCgggctctgcagctcctgcccaccGCGCAGAGGTGGCAACAAGTTGGCCAGGTCCACGAGCCAGCCGCGCGCCCTCGCCCGTCAGCGGGGTTTTCCCAGGGGTGTTTTTATCCCTTTTGGAAGGGTGAGTCAGTTTGGGAAGCAGGTGCCACCAAACAGGGCCATGAGCGAAGGGGATGAGCTGCCCCGCACCCCAAAACACCTACACTTAACCCAAAACTAAACCCACCTTCACCTTCCCTCCCTGGCCAACAGCCCTGCAGCCTTTGAGTCTGAACTAATATTTTACCGGCTGCATCAGGTGTGTTTGCTCTGAGGTGGAGCTGACAGAGCAGTGGGTAATTCCCCAGCTGCCAGGGGGAGCACAGGACACGGAGATAAACCTGGTTTAGACTCAATAATGACTGCAAAACAGCAGGGATTGCTAATCTCTGATTAATCTCTGTGTGCACACCCCGAGCTGTTTGTGCTTAATCCCCAAGAAATTAGCAGGTGGAAcaagagaaggagggaggcaggTTCTTGAGGGATGGGGATAGGCTGTGCTGGGTGAGAGCAGGCATCCTCCCACCACCATCCTCCCTCTAACCGTGCCTGCCGAGCAcagctgggagggaaaaaaagggcagGACAAATATATTAGACAAGGAGACCCCACCTCCCACCAGTGGCCGGTGACCTGGCAGCATCCCGAGGCTTGTTAAAGGAAATTACATTAATCAGTCTCACAGCCTGGATTATGCTGCTTAACATCAGGCCTTCCACCACAGCGTGTTCTGCCCCCAGAAGCTCTGGCAGAGCCCCCAGGTTGACAAGAGCAGCAACATGGAGCTGttactcacaaaaaaaaaagaaattcttgcCTGGACAGAAATTCCTCCCTTCCTCTAGACAGCCAACGGGCACTACCGGAGTGTAAGGTGGGCTCCTCCTCATCCCTGTTCCTACCGTGGTTCGTTGAGACGGACCACAACCGTGTCTTAAAATAATCTGCAGGGTCTACCACGCACACCGAGATGCAGCGAACAAGACGAgcattaaatgttttttatgtGCAGACATGTATCGCCGCGGGAGGAAAGCACAGAGGGGTTTTATTCAGCCGGGTGCCATATCGTTACAGCCGTCGCAAGCACGCCAAGGGAAGAGGATTTATGGGCTTGCAGCTCCAGCTGATTCCCACCCCAGCTTTTAGTACGAATTGTCTCGCACGTGCTCCATGATTGTTTTCAGACCCAGCCAGGTCTCCTCTGCGGTTGGGATGATTTGGCTGGCTGGCAGGAGGAAACCGTAGCGACCCGTGTCTCGCAGTTCAAAGGCAAAAGAATATTTGATGCCGTAATCGTAGCTCCAGTCAATGCTGCCTCCACTGGCTTGGTCTGCAAGAGAACAGGCAAAGAGCCGGGGGGTGAATGGAGGCTTGATTTGGGTCCTGCTGTCCTACTTTTTATAGCCACGAGGGACAAGTATTAGGTTTTTATGTGAACACTCAGCCCCGATGGTTGTTTGGTGATGTCACTGCTGCCAAGAGGGAGAGACCCTGGCGGGGGGACAGGgactgttcacagaatcacagaattgtctcggttggaaaagcccttgaagctcctccagtccaaccatgaacctcacactgaccgttcccaactccaccagatccctcagcgctgggtcaacccgactcttcaacccctccagggatggggactccccccctgccctgggcagcccattccaacgcccaacaaccccttctgcaaagaaatccttcctaagagccagtctgaccctgccctggcgcagcttgaggccattccctcttggcctgttgcttgttacttggctcaagagactcatcccccctctctgcaccctcctttcaggcagttgcagagggccatgaggtctcccctcagcctcctcttctccacactaaacccccccagttccctcagccgctccccatcacacctgtgctccagaccctgcaccagctccgttgcccttctctggacacgctcgagtcattcaatggcctttttggagtcaGGGGCCCAAAACTGTTGGCCTGGGCCAGCCCATAAAAGCTCAGACTAGCAAAATACTCACAGATAGTGGTGCAGATGCTCCCCACTGTAAAGGTGGTGCCGTACAGGGAGCGGATGGAACTGGCAGCAGCTCTTCCCAAGGCATCctggagaggagaaaatgaaggacAAGTCAGGAAGTAGCCACACTTAATGAGGCTAGATGTTAAGATTGTGCCAGATTGAACCATTCTCAGGGAAATCTCCAGAGTCTTTCACAAAATCTCCAATCTTTCACCCCCCAATAAAAAAGTGTCAAATCAATCCATTTCTCAATCACTAATACTAGTGACAGCGCTCACAGTCTCCACAGTATTTTGGGGAAGTGACATTGTAAGtgaattcacagaatcccagaatcatcttggttggaaaagcccttgaagctcctccagtccaaccatgaacctcaccctgaccgttcccaactccaccagatccctcagcgctgggtcaacccgactcttcaacccctccagggatggggactccccccctgccctgggcagcccattccaacgcccaacaaccccttctgcaaagaaatccttcctaagagccagtctgaccctgccctggcgcagcttgaggccattccctcttggcctggtgcttgtcccttggttcaggagactcatcccagCGGGTTCTATATCTGATCATCCAGTGGTTTATCTCACCCACTGTCTCGTCAAGAGAAGGTTCAAGAGATACCAGAAAATCCCAAGGCAGTGGGAGATCTTCCAATAGTTAGCGATCAGCTTTGTGCTCAATTCAACGATGTAACGGGTGGTTGTGGagaaaacagagccaggctcttcttggAGCAGGGCAAAAGGACGAGTGGCACCAAACAGGCACACAGGGGAAAATTGCATTTAGAtgttagggaaaaagaaaatcccacaaTAGTCGGGAAATTTTGGGGTGGGCTTGAAGAAGCTGTGGGATTTGTCTTTAGAAATagcaaaccaaatcaaaacaattaATCAAAGCTCAGCTGAGCAAATCTCTAAGCTACCCAATCAGCTTTAAATTCAGCTCTGACTCCACAGCCTGCCTGCTTTCGGCAGCGGTtagactagagacctccagaggtctgtGCCATTTGAATTACGATCATGAGATCCTTATCGCCTCAAAGATGTTGTCACAGCTGTGATGCTGTCactaaagaaaagggaaatatgGATGAGCAAAGAGGGCTGAGAAGGGGTGGGGACAGCACGTGGTCGCATATGACCGAGGTTTCTCTTTTAACAGCGTGGCATTGCACCGGGATTTTGTTCCCTCTCGTGGGTGGTTAGTTATGGATGGCAGAGTTTAGCCTCTTGTTTTTATCCTGATATCTCACTGTAATCCTTGAGTATAAAAAGCCAGCTGGATAGACCAGAGGAAGCTAAAGCCAAGGCATTCTGTCTCACCAGCTCGGCGTGGTCTGCCGGTTCAGTGCACTTGTAGCCATAGGGATACATCAGAAGCTGAGAGTAGCTGTGGAGCGTGAGGAAAGCCCGGATGTTTCCATGATTCTTAATAAAGTTGACAACAGATCTAACTTCCACCTCTGAGTTGGCACTGGGCCCACGGTAAGAGTCAGAACAGGGATTATTACTGGCTCCAGGACCTGTTGGTGCAAAGAGGGAACAAAGGCAAACCTGTAAGAACTGGCATTCACGAAAGGTCAGAGCAGACCAACACAAAGCCAAGCTTTCCTAAGAACAGGTTTTCAGCCAAAGGCAAGGCCTTAAATGCTGATAAATGCTCAAAGAGCAGCAACAGAGCATGAATACTCAAGTAAAAAACTTCTACACATTACTGCCTTCATCTTGTGCTCACTGGCAATTAATCCATACAAAATCATCTTTACAAAAGACAGCCACCATCCTATTTGACCATTTTCTTTCTGACTCCCTTATATTAAGGCAACTGCTGGTCCTGTGTAACAGGATCCAATAAGGTGAAAGGGCACTTTCTTCTTAGTGACAGCCAGAATCCAGAAACTTTCTTCCTACCTCCAAAACCTGCATCCCAGTTCCTGTTTGGATCAACTCCAACACACACGCTGCCTTGATTCTTGGAGCGGGTCTTCCGCCACATGCGATTCtacaacaaacacacacaatgGCTTTGAAAAGGAGCAAATCTGAGTCCTTGCATTAAAACTGCTACCCAGAAATAGTTGCCATTCACCAGGAAGCGATCCTAGGCGCAAGCCTAAGATTATTTCCGATGGGCTGTCTGCCAAGATGGGCCAATGGACAGAAATCAAAGGGCTGGTGAATTTACAGGGGGTTAAGATGGGTTGGACAATTAGTATCTTTGGCTGCCCGAATTAGTATCTTTTGTAACTCCTTCGTACAGCATTAAGAAATGGACTTTCAGAGCCTACTTCCCTGGCATTTATTGTTCACTTGGAAGAGCACAACAGCTTTCTAAACCAGCTTAGACACAGAGCATGCCTACTCACTGTGGTGTGAGTGAATACGTATCCATCAGGGTTTGTGACTGTCAGCAGAAAAATGTCCATTTTGTTCAGCAGAGAGGTGATGGATGGATCCTTCCCATAGTCAGATGCAATCTAAGCAGAGACAGTGTAGCACACCGTGATTATCAGTAGATTTCTTTCCCGCATGCTTACGCTCTAACAGCCAGGTACAGAGGCAagtctggcttctggggcaggcAAACAAGAAGCATCAATTATCTGCTGGCCATAACTGTTCCTCATTAGACTTCGAGCTTGGAGAGAGCAATGaatctgttttaatattttattctgaagacAGGAAGTTAATGGGAGAGGGCAACAAAATTTTCTCCCGCATGTCCCAGAGAATGGGCAAAGGCCGTCACTAAGATTGAGATGAATTAGCCAGGCTGGGAACATACAACTGTGCTGCACTTCTCTTGTGGCCTCAccattttcagaagaatgtaaATGCTCATTTATACAGAGCTGGAAGTTTTGGCACTTTTGTAGAAGGTAACCAGCCACACAGGGTTTCTCTGTGACAGCAGACCAAAGCAGCAAACTAATCTCAAAGTCCTGGGTTATTTGTATAACTATCAGCCCTGCAGTCCTCAACAATTTCACCTGGACTAGTACATTCTGTCTACCTAAACCTCTCCCAGCTGCTCTAACAACACACAGCAGTTTTCAATTCTTTGTCTAGGCAACTGCCATATTCTCTCTGGAGTTGGCTGTGTTTTAAGAGGGGTGAAGGAGAGTTAGCAGAGCTGGTTAAACGCATACAGGTGTGGTATACTTTTAAATTGTCAGAGGCATTGCTAagattacaaaaaaagaaaattaatcactGCTGAAGCTACCTTTCTAGCTATCCATATTGCACTCGCTTGGGTAACCCACTCTCGGGAATGGATACCGGCATCAATCCAGATTGCAGGACGGTTGCTTCCTCCAGTGCTGAACtgtcaaacaaaacagaaagttttAAAACTCTCACTGACGGCTTTTAGTCAAGAACATCCTGTATAGAGTGGGATGCTTTGGCCTGAATTGTGCTGTATCTATAATGCACGTGTATATTAGTACATGTCTACATACAGGCAGGCACACATTCTGTGATATATTCTGTACCTTGAGCACATACAAAGGTCGTTTTTCATAGGATTGCCCGATCTGGAGCTTACTGACAATGTCGCTGTACTCAGACACAAGATGATCCAGCTCTGcataaatctgaaatgaaaagtcATGGTGCCATTTACGTTTATGTATCGTACCACTTAGAACAACTGTAGGACCTGATGAAAtctacttttctttccttttgccttcctTACTGCGATCCCTTCAAAGCCCCATCCCACCTTATGTCGGTGTAGTCAGTGCTGTTCCTAACGTCACAAAGAAGAAGGAAGCACTGCTGTATCGTCAAGATCTACTTATTTCAGGAATAAGTTCAAAACCCTCTTTAAGAACTTCTGGTAATAAAAATACCTTACCCTCTGCTCTGCTTGATAGCTACCGGTTTCCTGTATTTCCCTATTTCAAGATTCATTTATTTCTCAATCTCTTTTGAGGGTTTTAGGAAGGGTTTTAGCAGAACTCTGCAGAAGAGTTTATAAAAACATATGACCAACACTTGCCTGTTCCAACACCATCAGGGAGAGTGCTGGTTCATTATCCTGACCACAcaattaatacatttaaaaacaaaaccatgtgcCAAAAGAAGCTGGAAATACATTTTAGATCCTAATATATAGGATGTTTAATTGAAGACAGCATGAAAAAAGGGCAGCAAAAAAGAATCCTCTTCCCCCAGAGCTGAGGTACTCACGGAATCTAGAGAGTGGTAAGTCCCATAGTTGAAGCTGTTGCTGCTGCGATCCCTCTGTTGATTGTAGGCcatatcttccttttctttatcaAGAACAACCTAAAAGAAGCCATTCAAATGTTGATAAAATCCTGCTTAATTTGCAAACTGCTGACCAAATGTTTATCATCAATAACAAAATGGTGGTGCTGCATACTGACTCCAGCCCCAAACTTCCCACAGCTATGAAGCAAACTGATGCTTCTGCTGAATGTATCTGCAGCAAAGTGGGCAAGAATATCAGAGTTTAAATGGTCAGCATTGGGTTTTAAACACTTCTTAAGATGAACAAGAATAGCGTTGGaaagcttggggggggggggggggcgcggagggaAGCAGTGTTTCTGCTGACTTAATGCTAATTTAGATGCTATTTGGGGATTAATGTTCATGAAGAAATGTCAGATTAGTACTCAAGTGGGTGTCTTTTCTCTCACATGCTGTTGTACAGTTCTTTCAGATTATGATCCTGAACTACTCTTCACACAGTTTACTGAATTATGAGTAACATTAGCATTGTGATTCCTAAATGTTTGGGGCCAAAAGACCACACAAAATTCCTCAGGGGTTATCAGAAGAACCCTGTGGAGCAGATGAGTTTATTGATGTCACTATTCAACACGGTTTCAGAGAGCATCTGCAGATCTCCACAGCTTCCCAGTGCAGCTGTGATCCACAGATCATCTTTGAGAAATTAATCCACAGACCACAAAAATAAGGGCAGGACCTCATGGAAAGCAGAGTATAGAAGAGTCCATGTTAATGAAAGAGGCCAGATTGTGAATCATGATTTGTTTCCAAAGAAT
This genomic window contains:
- the LOC141923870 gene encoding carboxypeptidase A1-like, translating into MPSGAEVPLRPLAMKILLLFAALAAAARSEQLFVGDQVLRVTASDEEQITLLRGLGERAELQVDFWRHPTRPGHPADLRVPFHSLQAVKIFLESNRISYSIMIKDVQELLDEEKKTMMKSRRMERSTSTFDFASYHTLDEIYNWMDTLVDDHPSLVSKIQIGQSYENRPLYVLKFSTGGSKRPAIWLDTGIHSREWITQATGIWTANKIATEYGRDPSVTAILDSMDIFFEIVTNPDGFAFTHSSNRMWRKTRSINAGSSCVGVDPNRNWDAGFGGSGSSSNPCSETYHGPYAHSEREVKAIVDFIRSHGNVKSVISIHSYSQMLMFPYGYKTAPAPDHQELNELAKKAVSDLAAVYGTKYTYGSIVDTIYKADGTTIDWAYDNGVKYSFTFELRDTGRYGFLLPSTQIIPTATETWPALLDIMAYVLEHPY
- the LOC141923871 gene encoding carboxypeptidase A2-like, with translation MKLILIFSALFGVSLCLETFVGHQVLRIKTKNEEEVKELQLLESLEHLELDFWINPSTPTLPVDVRIPANSLQEVKAFLESHGIEYSILIEDLQVVLDKEKEDMAYNQQRDRSSNSFNYGTYHSLDSIYAELDHLVSEYSDIVSKLQIGQSYEKRPLYVLKFSTGGSNRPAIWIDAGIHSREWVTQASAIWIARKIASDYGKDPSITSLLNKMDIFLLTVTNPDGYVFTHTTNRMWRKTRSKNQGSVCVGVDPNRNWDAGFGGPGASNNPCSDSYRGPSANSEVEVRSVVNFIKNHGNIRAFLTLHSYSQLLMYPYGYKCTEPADHAELDALGRAAASSIRSLYGTTFTVGSICTTIYQASGGSIDWSYDYGIKYSFAFELRDTGRYGFLLPASQIIPTAEETWLGLKTIMEHVRDNSY